One window of Watersipora subatra chromosome 3, tzWatSuba1.1, whole genome shotgun sequence genomic DNA carries:
- the LOC137390445 gene encoding dentin sialophosphoprotein-like produces MADTTDMADTSYTVDTTDTTDTGNMTDTTNTADTTATADTNKRADTSGTAATADTVYTTDTADTIDMADTADTTDTADTTDTADMTDTTETIDTTDTADTTDTTHTADTTDKAGIVDTAVMTDLAIIRDSKNRSHSSETEL; encoded by the coding sequence ATGGCTGATACGACTGATATGGCTGATACATCTTATACAGTTGATACGACTGATACTACTGATACGGGTAATATGACTGATACCACTAACACGGCTGATACGACAGCTACGGCTGATACGAATAAAAGGGCTGATACGAGTGGTACCGCTGCTACGGCTGATACAGTTTATACGACTGATACAGCTGATACGATTGATATGGCTGACACGGCTGATACaactgatacggctgatacaaCTGATACGGCTGATATGACTGATACGACTGAGACGATTGATACAACTGATACAGCCGATACGACAGATACGACTCATACTGCTGATACCACTGATAAGGCTGGTATTGTTGATACTGCTGTTATGACTGATTTGGCAATTATTAGGGATTCCAAAAATAGGAGTCATAGCAGTGAAACTGAACTTTAG